Genomic DNA from Niallia circulans:
GATTTATCTATCCATTCATCGATGAATGACGACTGGTGTTCCATCAGAAATAACATAAGTTTATTTTGTTGGTCGTTTATAAGCAAAACAAACCCTCACTTTGCATTTTTTTTCAGTTTTGATTGGTATGTATGTAACTTATTCGACAAAGTGATTTAAAAACCTTTTTGAATACAGCTTTTGAAATTTTAAATATTGGCAGTTTTGAATAGTAGTTTTTCTGGAATAGTAAATACACAGGTTATTTTATAGGAACTTTGATGCATAATATTCTTGCAATAGAAAACGTTATCATCTATAATAGGTTTAGTAAGGATTGTTACTGTTCGGCAGGCAAAACCTGAATCAACTAAACTTATGGAGCAAATTTGTTCTATCTATGAGTTTATTTGGTTCGGGTTTTTTTATGATAAAAATTCGAAGGAAAAGTGATTAGAATGAAAATTTTAAAAGTGTTTAATAATAATGTCGCTTTGACTAAAGACCTTAATTCCATAGAGATGGTAGTGATGGGCAAAGGGCTCGCATTCCAGAAGAAGGTTGGAGACGAAATCGACGAAGAGAAGGTCCAAAAGACGTTTGTATCTCCTTCGGAAAACTTTGCGGCCAAGCTTTCCGAGCTATTGAATGAAATACCTTATGAGATTATGTCACTGTCAAAAGATATCATTGAGCTTGCAGAGAAGGAATTGCGCACAGAGCTGAATGATTCCTTGTATTTATCTTTATCAGATCATATTCACTTTGCCATTACGAGAATAAAAAATGATATACCAATCAAAAATGCGCTCATGTGGGAAGTAAAGAAGTTCTATAAGGCAGAATATCAGGTTGCCCGCCTTGCTTTAGGTTTAATTAAGGAAAGAACAGGTGTTGAACTTCCAGAAGATGAGGTTGCATCGATTGCTCTGCATATTTTTAATGCAAGACAGGATCATACTGGCATGGAAGAAACAGTTACAATGACAAATATCGTTAAAGATGTGACGAATATTGTTAAGTATCATTATGGCATTGACTTTAATGAAGAATCAGTCAATTACAGCCGGTTTATCACACATCTTCGCTACTTTGCTTACCGTATGCTTCGTGGTGAAATAAATGATGATCAAAACGATGCTCTTTATAACCAGGTGAAGAGACAGTATGGCGAAGCTTATAAATGTACAATGAAGGTTGCCGACTACTTGGAAAAAGAATATACCATGAAGATGACAAAAGATGAGCTTGCCTACTTTATGATTCATATCCACCGTGTTTCGATAAGAGAGAAACGGATGAAATAATATAGCAAAAAACCACTGTTTAAGAAACAGTGGTTTTTTTGTTAGCCTTGCTGATTTAGTTTCGAATCGGTAATTTTTTCTTTTGTCATACTCAAGATGAACACGAATGACAGCAAAAGTGGAATGAAGGTCCACAGGAATGTTGTGCTGATGGAATCTGACAGCACATCGGTAATCTGTTTAAGAATATCTGCAGGAATATGAGCCCGTGCCTCTGGTGACAGGATACTTCCGCTTTCGGCGCCGCCTTCCTGAATTGTTGCTGGAAGATTATCTGTAAAGCTGTTTCGTTGGATTACTCCAAACACTGTTATTCCCAATGTCATTCCAAGAGAACGTAGGAAGTTGCTTGTTGAGCTGGCAATTCCCCGCTGCTGTGGCAACGCTTTTTGCAGGGATGCCATCCCAAGGACAGAGAAGGATGGTCCAACACCAAGCCCAATCACCATCATATAAATCGTGATAGACCATCTTGGTGTAGTTGCATCAAGTGTGCTTAACAGGAATGTTCCGATTGCCATAATAATTCCAGAAGTCATCATTATCGACTTATAGCTGAATTTATTTGCGAATGCTCCTCCAAGTGCAGCAGCAACACTTGATGTAACCATCATCGGCAGCAAAAGCAAGCCTGAATTGGTAGCAGTCCCGCCAGTCACTCCTTGGATATACAATGGAATGTAAATAGTTGACACCATGAACACACCGCCATAAAACATTCCAGTCAAAACGCTTGTTGTGTAAAGTCGCTCTTTAAACAAGTTAAATGGCAGAATAGGATCTTTTGCCCGTTTTTCCACAAGCAGAAAAACGATGAAGCAAACAACAGACAGTATAAATAAGGAGATAATCTGCCATGACTGCCAAGGATAAGTTTCTCCTCCTAATTCTAGTCCGAACATTAACGAAATAGAAAAACCTAACAAGAATACAAAGCCAAACCAATCGATGATTTGTTTTGTATGTGTTTTTGATTCTTGATAAAAAATAACAATTAATGCTAATGCAATGATACCAATTGGAATATTTATAAAGAAAATCCAGCGCCAATCAAATTGTTCTGTAATAAAAGATCCTAATAATGGTCCTGCGATACTGGATAAACCGAAGACAGCACCGAAAATACCACTCATTTTCCCGCGGACTTCGCGTGGGACTACATCCCAGATGATCGTGAATGCGATTGGCATTAAGGCGCTTCCGCCAATACCTTGGATAGCTCTGAAAATACAAAGCTGTATCATTGTATTTGCCATTCCGCAAAGAATGGAACCTGCTAAAAATAGTAAAATTCCAAAAACAAAAAATTTCTTTCTGCCATACATATCCGATAATTTACCGAATATCGGCATACCTGCCATCTCTGCTACTAAATACGCGGAAGTAACCCAAACATATTTATCCATCCCGCCTAAGTCGCCGATAATGGAGCCCATGCTTGTTGCTACTATTGTGTTGTCAAGAGATGCAACAAATATCCCGAGCATTAAGGCAATCATAACAGGAACTAATCTTGTCTGTTTAGAAGACATACATTATAACCCTCATTTCTTAATTTAACAGTGTTAAATAACCAATATGCAGTTTAACACGGTTAAATACGTTAGTAAAGAATTATAGCCACAAATAATATACAATATAAGTGTAAAGAGGTGACTTTTATGCAGAAGAAAAATGTCAGCAAAGAAGCAATAATAAATGCGGCGCTTGAAATCCTCCGCGAACAAGGTTTATCACATGTGACGATGAGAAATGTAGCAGCAAGGCTGAAAATAAAAGCGCCTGCTTTGTATTGGTATATCAAAAACAAACAGGAATTATTGGAGCTGCTTGGAGAATACATAGCATGCCAATTTACATTCCCGAAAGAATACAGCAGCTGGGAGGAAGAAGTAGAGTTGTTTTCTCTTGAGCTGAGAAGAGTATTATTGTCAGTCCCTGATGGAGCCGAAATCATGATGGTCACATTACCTGTTACAAAACAAAGATTGCTGCTAATTAACAGGACATTTGCGATTTTTCATCGGTCGGGCTTACGAGAAGACAAAATTTTTCAGGCAGTTAATTTTATCAATACATATGTGACTTCCTATGTATTAGACGAACAAAAACAGCAAAGAATGCTTGAAGAAATTGGCTTTGAAGCAGTACAAGACAAATTCTCCGAAGCAATTGCAGCCCTTTCAAAAGCAGAAGCCCCTTATATATACCACCATTTCCTTTCACCAAACGAAGGACTAAAATCAAGTAATGACTTCCTTTCCGGCTTGAGGGTAATCATAAAAGGACTGCAGCAGCTGCAATAAGAATAGAAAGATGCCAATAAGGCATCTTTTTTTTGTTCCATTTTCAAAGATTGAAAATGACTTTATTTTATAATTTAAATGTATAGACAAATAAGAACAAATGATTATAATAATAAATGTAAGCGGTTTTTGAAAACGATTTAACAAAATTTAATCATATAAAAAGGTAAAGGAGCATGAACGATATGAAAAAGATATTACTAGCTTGCAGTGCAGGAATGTCTACTAGTCTACTAGTTACTAAGATGGAAGAACATGCAAAAACAATCGGTGTAGAAGCAAAAATATGGGCTGTCGGCCAGGATAAAGCAAAGCAGGATATGGCAGAAGCAGATGTTGTCCTAATTGGTCCACAAATGAGCTTCTTGAAGGGGGAACTTCAAAAGGCGGCAGATCAATATGGAATTAAAGTGGATGTTATCGACATGATGGCATATGGTTTGGCAGATGGTCAAAAAGCCTATGAACAGGCAGTTGCTTTAATGGGTGATAAGTAATGGAAAAGATTGATGTTAATACATTAACAGCAGAACAAATCAACTTTATGCTTATTCTTCACAGTGGCAATGCGAGGAGCAAAATCATTGAGGCGCTCCGTGAGTACCGTGCAGGTAAACCGGAGGCGGCAGATGAACTGCTTGTACAAGCAGAGGCGGATTTAAGTGTTGCCCATGAAATTCATTTTAAAATGGTTCAGCAAGAGGCATCCGGCAACAAGGTTGAATTCGCGCTTCTTCTTATGCATGCAGAGGACCATTTAATGTCAACGCTTTCCATGAAGGAGCTTGTGAAAGAGCTGCTTGAAATCTTTAAAGAAAAGAACCTATAAAAATAGCTGTATATCTAAAAGGGGGAGAATCCTGTGTTTGAAAAATTAAGCCAATTTTTGGTGCCGATAGCAGGGAAACTGAATAACAACCGTTACTTAACGGTCCTGCGTGACGCCTTTATGCTGTCATTTCCATTAACGATTTTCGGTTCTATCTTTGTTGTACTGACAAATCTGCCATTCTTAAAGAAATTTATGAGTGCAGATGCAATCGCATCCTTCCAATCGTTGTTTGGAATTGCTAACTCGGCTACAATGGGCATCATGTCTATCTTTGTTGTATTCGGTATCGGTTATTATCTGTCCAAAAGCTATAATGTGGAGGCTGTATTTGGCGGTGCAATCGCACTTGTTTCTTTCTTATTACTAACGCCATTTGTTGTTCAGCCAGAGACAGGTGAAGCAATTTCAGGTGTCATTCCTGTCGATCGCCTTGGCGCAAAAGGGATGTTCCTTGGCATGATCACTGCCTTTATCGCAGGGGAAATTTACCGTACGATTGTGCAAAAGAATATCACGATTAAAATGCCGCCAGGAGTTCCGCCGGCAGTAGCAAAATCATTCGCAGCATTAATTCCAGCTGTGCTTACATTGACTTTCTTCCTGCTTGTGAACGTTATTGTAACAGCAGCTTTTGATACAAACCTGCATGATGTTATTTATAAAGCAATTCAAGCACCGTTAGTAGGCTTGGGCAGTGGCATCATTCCAACACTTATTGCAGTATTCTTTATCCAAATTCTATGGTTCTTTGGTCTGCATGGTCAAATTATCATCAACTCTGTTATGGACCCAATTTGGAATACACTGCAAGTAGAAAACTTAACAGCATATACGAGCGGACAGGAAATACCACATATTATTTCAAAACCGTTCATGGAGATTTATACTGTCGGCATGGGTGGAACAGGTATGACACTTGCTGTCGTGTTCGCAATCCTGCTGTTTATGAAGAGTAAGCAAATGAAGCAAGTGGCGAAGCTTGGCCTTGGCCCTGGTATCTTTAACGTCAATGAGCCGATCATCTTCGGATTGCCGATTGTTATGAACCCATTAATTATTGTACCTTGGATCATCTCACCAATGATTGTTACGCTAGTTACTTATTTCGCTATGTCAACAGGAATTGTACCGCCTCCTACAGGTGTTACCGTTCCATGGACGGTGCCATTCTTCATTAACGGTATTATGGCTACTAACTCCTTCGCTGGAGGACTAATGCAGCTTGTTAATATGGCAATCGTATTTGCGATTTGGTTCCCATTCCTGAAAGTTATTGACCGTGTCAATGTGAAGAAGGAAGAAGAAGAAATGAAAAAAGCATCTTAATAATACATGTATGGAAGGGAGGAAGCAGAGTATTGGGTTTTAGCGTCAGCAAAAGCTCTATACGCCTGCTTTTTCCTATAACAAAGGAATTCATCTTAGAGTATGTCTTTGAAAGGGGAAAGAAAAAATGTCAGTAAATAATGAAGTGAAATATAATTTTCCAGATGAATTTTGGTGGGGATCTGCCGCATCAGCAACTCAAACGGAAGGTGCAGCAAATGTTGATGGAAAAGGACAAAATATTTGGGATTACTGGTACGAGCAGCAGCCAGAGCGTTTTTTTGATGGTGTTGGTCCACAAGATACATCGCAATTTTATGTAAAATATAAGGAAGATATTAAGCTGATGAAGGAAATCGGTCATAACTCCTTCCGCATGTCTATTTCGTGGTCAAGACTGTTCCCTGAGGGCAAGGGCGAGATTAACCCGAAAGCAGTCGAATTCTACAATAATGTTATAAATGAATTCATTGCTAATGAAGTAGAGCCATTTGTTGGGCTTTTCCACTTTGATATGCCGATGGAGCTTCAAAAAATCGGCGGGTGGGCAAACAGGGAAGTCGTTGATGCATATGTTAACTATACAAGTACATGCTTCGAATTGTTTGGTGACCGTGTGAAGAAATGGTTTACACATAATGAACCAATCGTACCAGTGGAAGGCGGATATCTGTACGATTTCCATTATCCTAATGAGGTTGATTTCAAGAAGGCTGTCCAAGTCGGATACCATACAATCCTTGCAAGTGCAAAAGCGATTCAAGCATATAAAAACCAAGGACAGGATGGGAAAATTGGAATCGTCCTTAATTTGACGCCATCTTATCCGCGCAGTCAAAATCCTGCCGATGTAAAAGCTTCCGTGTTGGCGGATGCCTTCTTTAACAGGTCATTTTTAGATCCTTCTGTTAAAGGTGAATTCCCTGCTGAGCTTGTTGCTATCCTGAAAGAGGAGGGCTTCATGCCTGAAATTGCAGATGGAGATTTGGAAATCATCCGCAATAATACAGTTGATATTCTTGGTGTTAACTATTATCAGCCAAGAAGGGTGAAGGCGAAAGAGCATCTTCCTAATCCAGAGGCTCCATTTATGCCAGACCGCTATTTTGATAACTACGTAATGCCTGGCAGAAAAATGAATCCGCACCGCGGCTGGGAAATTTACGAAAAAGGTATATATGATATTTTAATCAATTTAAAAGATAACTATGGAAATATTGAATGCTTCATCTCTGAGAATGGAATGGGAGTTGAAGGAGAAGAAAAATTCCGTGACGAAACAGGCATCATTCAAGATGATTACCGAATTGAGTTTATCTCAGACCATCTTAAATGGGTGCATCAAGCAATCGCGGAAGGCTCAAATGTAAAAGGCTATCATTTATGGACATTCATGGATAACTGGTCTTGGACAAATGCGTACAAAAATAGGTATGGCTTCGTATCTGTTAACCTTAATAAAGACGGAGAACGCACAGTTAAAAAGAGCGGACAATGGTTTAAAGCAGTAGCAGAAAATAACGGGTTTTAAATGAGAGAAAAAAGTGATTTCAACTGAAATCACTTTTTTTTTTGCAATCTTGGAAGCTATCTTTCTATTATTGACGGTTAACTTCACAGGGGTTTATAATTAAGTTATCGTTTAGGTTAATAAAATGTTAACGCATACATAAATCGAATGGAGGATCGCTGATATGAAATTTGATATGCCTTTACCTGATTTACAGCAATATAAAGGAATTAATCCAAAGCCAGATGATTTTGATGCTTATTGGGCAGCAGGTCTAGAAGAATTACAAGCACAATCGTTGGATTATGAGCTAATCCCAGCTTCTTTTCACAGCAGGGCTGCTGATTGTTTTCATTTGTATTTTACAGGCGTCGGCGGAGCGAGAATACATTGCCAGTTAGTTCGTCCCAAAGAGCAAACGATGCCTGGACCAGGGCTGTTATGGTTTCACGGCTATCATGTGAACAGCGGCGATTGGATTGACAAAATAGGCTATGCAGCAGAAGGTTATACGATTTTGGCCATGGACTGCCGCGGCCAAGGTGGCCTGTCAGAGGATCATCTCAAAGTGAAGGGTACAACATTAAAAGGCCATATTATTAGGGGGATAGAAGAGGCTCCCGAAAAGCTCTATTACCGGAATGTCTATTTAGATACGGTTCAAGCAGCAAGAATTCTCTGCTCGATGGAAAAGGTCGATGAATCTAGAATAGGAGCATATGGGGCATCACAAGGAGGAGCACTGGCAATTGCCTGTTCCAGTTTAGAGCCGCGAATTAAGAAAACAGCTGCTGTCTATCCATTCCTAACAGACTTTAAAAGAGCATGGGAGCTGGATATTGCCAATTCAGCTTATGAAGAACTTCATTATTATTTTAAGTTTATTGATCCAAACCATGAACGAGAGGAAGATGTTTTCCAAAAGCTTGGCTATATAGATATACAGCATTTGGCAGACAGGATAAAAGGGGATGTATTGTGGGCAGTTGGTATGGAGGATGCTGTTTGTCCGCCGTCTACCCAATTTGCTGCCTACAACAAAATTCAATCAGACAAAAGGATGCTGATTTATTATGAGTATGGTCATGAATATATAAGGACATTAGGCGACAAAGTCTATGATTTTTTTGCAGACCCGCTTGAAGCGTAAATATGGATGCTTTGTTAAAAGGGGCCGTTATAGTATAGTAATCCCATGAGCTAAGAAACAGAATTATTTCATATCGGAGGAATTTTTGTGAGAAGCAATGTTACGATGCGTGACATCGCCACTAAACTTGGTGTCAGCAGTGTGACTGTCTCCAAAGCACTTAATGATAAAGATGGGGTCAGTGAAGAATTAAAAGAGAAAATTAAATTATTGGCTGAAGAGATGGGCTATCGCTTCAATACACATGCAAAGTCGATTAAAGATGGCCTTTCGTATAATCTTGGGATCGTTATCCCAGAGAGGTTCACAGGTACAACACAATCCTTTTATCTGCAGTTTTATCAAATGCTGACAAAAATCCTTGATGGCTACCATTACTCGGGAATTTTGTACATTTTAGGTCAGGAGGATGAAGACCAGCTTATTTTGCCGCGGATTTATAATGAGAAAAAGGTGGATGGCTTCATTATTTTAGGGCAAATTGGCAATGAATATGTGAAAGAAATCCAGAAAATTGACAGTCCTGTTATTTTCTTAGACTTTTATACAGACCAAAACGAAATTGATTCTGTTTTAACAGATAACTTTTTTGGCGGCTATGAAATTACTAATTATCTGGTAGAAAACGGCCATGAAAAAATTGCCTATGTCGGCAACATCTATGCGACGAGCAGTATCCAGGACAGGTTTCTTGGCTATTACAAGTCACTTTTGGAGCATCGAATCGAGCTAAGGCAGGACTATATTATTTATGACCGTGATGAACGGGGCAAATATATAGACATCGTTTTTCCTGATGATATGCCAACAGCATTTGTTTGTAATAATGACGAGATTGCTTACAACCTCATTAACAATCTTCAGAAGAATGGTTATCAAGTACCGGAGGATTGCTCAGTAGTTGGGTTCGATAATTCTATCTATGCAGCTTTAACAGAGCCGCTGCTGACGACTGTTGAAGTGAATATGAAGGAAATGTCTAAGGCTGCTGTGAAGATCATCATGGAAAAGCTTCATAACCCAAATGAAAAATACGGCAGAACACTTATTAACGGGAAAATCATTCATCGGAATTCTGTGAAGAAGCTCAGCTGAAAGAGAAAAGCACCAGTAATCACTGGTGCTTTTCCTATGCTTCCACAGATTCGGTTTTCTGACATTGCAGGTAATGGTAAAGTGCGCCGATGAGATTTGCATCATTTTTGAATTGGCATTGTTCGATTACTGGTCTTACCTTTGCGGCCATCACAGATTCCAGCAGGGTGTCGAGTTTTTTGTAGATTTGGTCGATTAAATCGTCTCGATTGCTGATGGCTCCGCCAATTATGATTTTTTCCGGGTCGTACACATATTGGATATTATATATGCCCTGTGCAAGACGGAGATAAAATGCATCAATTTCCTCCAAGCAAATAGTATCTCCTTCTTCAGCAGCCTCAAAGATTTTTTTTCCATTCAGCTTATTAGGGTCAATGCCTTTTCTTTTGGCGACTTTTTTAACTAAAGCACCTGTTGCAGCAAGCTGGCTCCATGTTTGAAAAGTAGGCTTACCGTCTTCCTCTACTACTTGCAGCACCATATAGCCAATTTCACCGCCATGAAGATTTGCTCCTTTATGAATGCGGCGATCCTTAATGACAGCTCCGCCGATTCCAGTGCCGATAATAGTGAACAGCACATTTTCATTTGTTTTGGCAGCACCTTTCCATACTTCACCTAGAGCGGCGCAATTAGCGTCATTTTCCAGCTCAACAGGGAGATTTGTCGCAGCACCAAAAATCTCCTTGAAGTTAGGGCCATGAATGAAGGGCAGTGCACTTGATCCGCCGATAATACCTGTTTCACTTTCCACGCCGCCTGGGCAGCTGAAGGCAATTCCTGCAACTTGGTGCTTTACTTTGTTTTCCAGAACGGTTTGTACAATGCTTTCTTGGAAACTAGTAAACTCCGTTTCAGAAACGGGCAGCTCACCCTTCTCGATAAAATCGCCATTTTCTGTCATGACAGCGAACTTTATCATGCTGCCTCCTACATCAAAAACCATATACTTCTTCATAGTTGCTCCTCCTTGTATGGTAAGAATTCATTGTTTAAGCTTCTGTCAGGATAAACAGCCGAGACGAATAATCTCCTGCTCTTTCCCGTTGCCAGTATTCTGCGGCACGGTCTGTATAATCCTCTGCCAGCAGTATGCCAATATTCATAAGTTCATCTCCGTAATGCTTTGTGTCTCTGCCTTCAATTGCATATAGTTTATCGGGATTTAAGCCTGTCAGCTTGATACGGTTATAACGCTCATTCGGCTTTGCGAGAACTTTATAATAGCCAACTATCGCTTTTTTTCTATCACTAGCTACAACCATCCAGGATACTTCGTTTGAGTCAAATGGTGACAACAAGCGATAGAATATCCCTGTCTGAATGAAATCCCTATGCTTTTTCATGAAGGCAGTCTGAAGCATTACTTTCTCCTGTTCTTCCTTTGTCAGTTTCGTAATATCGAGCTCATATCCGAACGTTCCAAAGTAAGCGACATTTGCGCGTGTTTCCATCGGTGTTATCCTTTCCACCTGATGGTTAGGCACTGTGGAAACATGGCTGCCGATTGAGGAAAGGGGGTAAACGAGACTTGTTCCATACTGAATTTTCAGGCGTTCAACTGCATCAGTATTATCGCTTGCCCATGCTTGCGGCGCATAATATAGCATGCCAGGGTCAAAGCGGGCACCTCCGCCAGCGCACGATTCAAACAGCATTTCCGGATATTTTGCCAACAGCTTCTCATACAAGCTGTAAACACCAAGGATATAACGGTGGCTCAACTCTCCTTGCTGATCGATCGGAAGGCTTGCTGAATAGGGTTCTGTCATGTATCTGTTCATATCCCATTTTATATAGCTGATGTTAGAATCTGCGATGATATTATCCATGAGCTGAAAAATATGCTCGACGACTTCCTTTCTGCTGAAATCGAGAATGAACTGATTCCGTCCGTGTGAAGGCGTGCGATTTGGTGTAGCGATAATCCAGTCAGGATGCTCTTTAAAAAGGGTTGTATCCTTACATACCATTTCAGGCTCAAACCATAAACCAAATTTCATGCCAAGGTCGTTAACTTTTTGTGACAATCCTTTAATCCCATTTGGAAGCTTTGCTTCATTCGCAAACCAGTCGCCGAGCGAGGAGGTGTCATCATTCCTGTTCCCGAACCAGCCGTCATCGAGGACAAACAGTTCAATCCCAAGGTTTTGAGCCGTTTCTGCAATGGAAAGAATTTTTTCCTCATCGAAATTAAAATAGGTCGCTTCCCAATTGTTAATAAGAATAGGTCTCGCTCTGTCGCGCCAATATCCCCTTGCCAGCCGCTCCCGATATAATGTATGAAAAGTTTGACTCATTCCATTCAAGCCCTCATGAGTATATACCATAATACATTCTGGTGTTTGAAACACCTCGCCAGGGTTGAGCTTCCATCTGAATTGAAACGGGTTAATGCCCATCATTACACGAGAGACTCCATATGTATCTACCTCTGCTTGTGCAAGAAAATTGCCGCTGTATACAAGGCTGAAGCCATACACTTCTCCAGTA
This window encodes:
- a CDS encoding alpha-galactosidase, with the translated sequence MTIFVNQETKEFHLCNNNVSYIFRVLEKSNQLEQLYYGKKLTHRQSFKHLIEREVRPSCNLFEHDHTSSLEHIKQEYPSFATTDYRQPAHMITDKFGSTITNFQYKGYKLLVGKPVLDNLPAVYTEQAAEADTLEITLIDDVLRATLVLSYTIFRDRNVICRNARFINESDSPFFLDNVMSASVDLPDDQFEMIHLTGAWAREAHMEIHPLTKGIQSVYSSRGASSHAHNPFLALRRFNSTEHTGEVYGFSLVYSGNFLAQAEVDTYGVSRVMMGINPFQFRWKLNPGEVFQTPECIMVYTHEGLNGMSQTFHTLYRERLARGYWRDRARPILINNWEATYFNFDEEKILSIAETAQNLGIELFVLDDGWFGNRNDDTSSLGDWFANEAKLPNGIKGLSQKVNDLGMKFGLWFEPEMVCKDTTLFKEHPDWIIATPNRTPSHGRNQFILDFSRKEVVEHIFQLMDNIIADSNISYIKWDMNRYMTEPYSASLPIDQQGELSHRYILGVYSLYEKLLAKYPEMLFESCAGGGARFDPGMLYYAPQAWASDNTDAVERLKIQYGTSLVYPLSSIGSHVSTVPNHQVERITPMETRANVAYFGTFGYELDITKLTKEEQEKVMLQTAFMKKHRDFIQTGIFYRLLSPFDSNEVSWMVVASDRKKAIVGYYKVLAKPNERYNRIKLTGLNPDKLYAIEGRDTKHYGDELMNIGILLAEDYTDRAAEYWQRERAGDYSSRLFILTEA